The Streptomyces phaeolivaceus genome has a window encoding:
- a CDS encoding SdrD B-like domain-containing protein gives MKRRTPGGVGLALAVSAALVVGLAGEAVPAAPGARSTVDGRAPGDGNVTVRVVNDVDTDGTYDHGLEKGREGVRVTLTDDHGTVVTRTTNAYGIAWFQPSATPLRGAKYRVQAYNPDPRTLQPALAGLGDGPYVMRSGVGVVDVAGGRSTTYTTGFWEPGVYCQENPDLVTCNLTKGDAPDTHKGLTRFPGNFSGAHPGGTVETLTNNTQQGAVFGIGNDRTGNTYMGTLVKRHAAYGPAGATNTIYRRNSASGVTTFVTLPGLLTEHDEADHWLRDNPVYSRVGREGIGDVDVSGDGRTLYAVSLNDSRLYAVPIHGNGDGVYPGRYRSHVIPRPEECAGSWHPYGIGVRGGRVLVGGVCGAENTVTRKVPWGDPSQVTSHVYEFTKGSFSPLFHTAMNYPRGCAYRVDGAHSGSQPGSHTGPHTGPHTGSHTGSHTGSDTGSHTAPAPNASTAPHTSTAPQTVPAPRTGPASGGHGCFKPSTVGQPLSAMWEAWNQRVPEPGPLSFVSAPQPILANIEIADNGDLILGFRDRFADMQGTATYPFNARKNTLVRAIAAGDVLRVCTSRTTYTLENNARCDALYGALPNNDEGPGHGEFYADSTRLDGAHEDQVTQGGTALQPYRNRLWSTVYDPFDPHPWEQGVRRWNADKGKTEGNLTVQRTWSDKAAGRALLFGKGNGLADLELVCDRAPVQIGNRVWYDVNGNGVQDPSEPPVKGVRVKLDTTSSLSDRGLTAVTDAGGEYYIGSAQGLKPNTTYRVSFDYGGVDTSTLPGKPSRASLKWTVKDAGSNRAIDSDVDAYGRTTVRVGDPGHVNHTVDAGLTKSVRLTLVKLDKKSDKPLPGAVFELWQDTNGVRGLQRYGLRKDRFVNDCASSRTGRCSFGSLLPGTYHLVETDVPEGYLKPKQPVTGPYVLTPRNASAGDGLTVKLFNVRGEPCKGKKC, from the coding sequence GTGAAGCGAAGAACTCCGGGGGGTGTGGGTCTGGCCCTGGCCGTCTCGGCGGCGCTGGTGGTCGGACTGGCCGGCGAGGCGGTCCCCGCCGCCCCCGGCGCCAGGAGCACGGTGGACGGCAGGGCACCCGGCGACGGCAACGTGACCGTACGCGTCGTCAACGACGTGGACACCGACGGGACGTACGACCACGGTCTGGAGAAGGGCCGGGAGGGTGTGCGGGTCACGCTGACCGACGACCACGGGACCGTGGTGACCCGGACGACCAACGCGTACGGCATCGCCTGGTTCCAGCCGTCGGCCACCCCGCTGCGCGGCGCCAAGTACCGCGTCCAGGCCTACAACCCCGACCCGCGCACCCTGCAGCCCGCGCTCGCGGGGCTCGGCGACGGCCCCTACGTGATGCGCAGCGGCGTCGGCGTCGTGGATGTCGCCGGGGGCCGGAGCACGACGTACACGACCGGCTTCTGGGAGCCCGGGGTCTACTGCCAGGAGAACCCGGACCTGGTGACCTGCAACCTCACCAAGGGCGACGCGCCCGACACCCACAAGGGTCTGACGCGGTTCCCGGGGAACTTCTCCGGCGCCCACCCCGGCGGCACGGTCGAGACGCTGACCAACAACACCCAGCAGGGGGCCGTGTTCGGGATCGGCAACGACCGGACCGGCAACACGTACATGGGCACGCTGGTCAAGCGGCACGCGGCGTACGGTCCGGCGGGCGCGACCAACACGATCTACCGCCGCAACAGCGCCTCCGGGGTGACCACCTTCGTCACCCTGCCGGGCCTGCTGACCGAGCACGACGAGGCCGACCACTGGCTGCGCGACAACCCGGTCTACAGCAGGGTCGGCCGGGAGGGCATCGGCGACGTCGACGTCTCCGGTGACGGCAGGACCCTGTACGCGGTCAGCCTCAACGACTCCCGGCTGTACGCGGTGCCGATCCACGGCAACGGCGACGGGGTCTACCCGGGCCGCTACCGGTCGCACGTCATCCCCCGGCCGGAGGAGTGCGCCGGCTCGTGGCACCCGTACGGCATCGGGGTGCGCGGTGGGCGGGTGCTCGTCGGCGGGGTGTGCGGCGCGGAGAACACGGTCACCAGGAAGGTGCCGTGGGGCGACCCGTCGCAAGTCACCTCGCACGTCTACGAGTTCACCAAGGGGTCGTTCAGTCCCCTGTTCCACACGGCGATGAACTACCCGCGCGGCTGCGCCTACCGGGTCGACGGGGCCCACTCCGGTTCACAGCCGGGGTCGCACACCGGCCCGCACACCGGCCCGCACACCGGCTCGCACACGGGTTCACACACGGGGTCGGACACCGGGTCGCACACGGCCCCCGCCCCCAACGCGAGCACCGCGCCGCACACGAGCACCGCACCGCAGACGGTCCCCGCACCCCGTACGGGTCCCGCCTCCGGCGGCCACGGCTGTTTCAAGCCCTCCACCGTCGGCCAGCCGCTGAGTGCCATGTGGGAGGCCTGGAACCAGCGGGTCCCCGAGCCCGGCCCCCTCTCCTTCGTCTCCGCGCCGCAGCCGATCCTGGCCAACATCGAGATCGCCGACAACGGCGACCTGATCCTCGGCTTCCGGGACCGCTTCGCCGATATGCAGGGCACGGCGACGTACCCCTTCAACGCCCGCAAGAACACCCTGGTCAGGGCCATCGCCGCCGGTGACGTCCTGCGGGTGTGCACGTCCCGGACGACGTACACGCTGGAGAACAACGCCCGCTGCGACGCGCTCTACGGCGCGCTGCCGAACAACGACGAGGGGCCGGGCCACGGCGAGTTCTACGCCGACTCGACCCGGCTCGACGGCGCCCACGAGGACCAGGTCACCCAGGGCGGCACGGCCCTCCAGCCGTACCGGAACAGGCTGTGGAGCACGGTCTACGACCCGTTCGACCCGCACCCCTGGGAGCAGGGCGTCCGCCGCTGGAACGCGGACAAGGGCAAGACGGAGGGCAACCTCACGGTCCAGCGGACCTGGAGCGACAAGGCCGCGGGCCGCGCCCTGCTCTTCGGCAAGGGCAACGGCCTCGCCGACCTGGAGCTGGTCTGCGACCGGGCGCCCGTCCAGATCGGCAACCGGGTCTGGTACGACGTCAACGGCAACGGCGTCCAGGACCCGTCCGAACCGCCGGTCAAGGGCGTGAGGGTGAAGCTCGACACGACGTCGTCGCTGTCGGACCGCGGTCTGACCGCGGTCACCGACGCGGGCGGCGAGTACTACATCGGCAGCGCCCAGGGCCTGAAGCCGAACACCACCTACCGGGTCTCCTTCGACTACGGCGGCGTCGACACCAGCACGCTGCCGGGCAAGCCGAGCCGGGCCTCCCTCAAGTGGACGGTGAAGGACGCCGGTTCGAACCGCGCGATCGACTCCGACGTCGACGCGTACGGCCGGACCACGGTCCGGGTCGGCGACCCCGGCCATGTGAACCACACGGTCGACGCCGGCCTCACCAAGTCGGTGCGGCTGACGCTGGTGAAGCTGGACAAGAAGAGCGACAAGCCGCTGCCGGGCGCGGTGTTCGAGCTGTGGCAGGACACCAACGGGGTGCGCGGCCTCCAGCGGTACGGCCTGAGGAAGGACCGGTTCGTCAACGACTGCGCCAGCTCGCGCACCGGCCGCTGCTCGTTCGGCTCGCTCCTGCCCGGCACGTACCACCTGGTGGAGACCGATGTCCCCGAGGGCTATCTCAAGCCGAAGCAGCCGGTCACCGGGCCGTACGTCCTCACCCCGAGGAACGCCTCCGCCGGCGACGGGCTGACCGTGAAGCTCTTCAACGTGCGCGGCGAGCCGTGCAAGGGCAAGAAGTGCTGA
- a CDS encoding SpoIIE family protein phosphatase, translating to MGTDRDSAVSRQRFDVADAAPLLIDADGFVTSWTRDAERLFGYPAAEILGRSVRTLLVDEDGEHIGRLAETHRALGGWSGILTARHRDGHRLRVMVRVVPTREAPTPPPTATAPPAGPVPASAPGTPRPSAAPAREPGARPSPAQHPGRPSVRRTTPAPAPQSPPAPHSPSARPSPSGRPSPPAHPIPSAHPTPSARLPFSPAPGSHPRPSSSPPPASPAPAAPAPASEAQETPHAPTAHWVALVSDATQAPGWDMSRNVLERMTAWSPVGIAIVDTELRFVWSNAALERFGGGQAHERVGLRLAEVQPGLDAERIEAQMRKVLETGVPVLDYEHVGRVRSAPYRETAHAMSFTRLEDDLGRPIGVYYTVIDVSERHRARTRLALLDRAGEHIGRTLDVRRTAQELADVVVPALADFVTVDLLDSVLSGAEPGPLGDGSVPLRRIAQQSVHAGVPEAVLEIGALAAYTAGSPPVRALVDGRSWSEPRLDPLSAEWASAVPGGRAVPVEALGLHSVMIVPVRARGITLGITTFFRRDRLDPFDAVDLGLAEELVSRAAVCVDNARRYTRERDAALVLQRSLLPRRLPEQDAAEVAARYRPADELTGLGGDWYDVIPLSGARVALVVGEVAGHGIDGAAAMGRLRTAVRTLADLDLPPDEVLAHLDDMVAKSARQEGAEPGGGSGETVGARCLYVVHDPVSGRCAMAAAGPFAPALVAPDGTVTFPRLPEGPALGVDQQPFEAMEVELPEGTVIALHTDGLLAGSSREALCRALARPEPSLERHAQRVLDSLAPARPTDDVALLLARTRRLPAHRVASWELPADPALVAEARKTTTRQLGVWGLDELAFTTELVVSELVTNAIRHAAGPIRLRLVLERTLICEVFDGGATAPHLRHPRTTDEGGRGLFLISQFTQRWGTRFLPEGKVIWAEQSLADPDPSF from the coding sequence GACGTGGCCGACGCCGCGCCGTTGCTGATCGACGCGGACGGGTTCGTGACGAGCTGGACCCGGGACGCCGAGCGGCTCTTCGGCTATCCGGCGGCCGAGATCCTGGGCCGCAGCGTCCGTACGCTCCTGGTGGACGAGGACGGCGAGCACATCGGCCGCCTGGCCGAAACCCATCGCGCCCTCGGCGGCTGGTCCGGCATCCTCACGGCCCGCCACCGCGACGGCCACCGCCTCAGGGTGATGGTCAGGGTCGTCCCCACCCGGGAGGCACCCACGCCACCACCGACGGCGACCGCGCCTCCGGCCGGGCCGGTGCCTGCTTCGGCGCCGGGAACCCCACGGCCCTCCGCCGCCCCGGCCCGGGAGCCTGGAGCCCGCCCCTCCCCCGCGCAGCACCCCGGCCGACCGTCGGTCCGGCGGACCACCCCTGCCCCCGCACCCCAATCTCCGCCCGCACCCCATTCCCCGTCCGCGCGCCCCTCCCCATCCGGGCGCCCCTCCCCGCCCGCGCACCCGATTCCATCCGCGCACCCGACCCCATCCGCCCGTCTGCCCTTCTCCCCCGCCCCCGGCTCCCACCCGCGCCCCTCCTCCTCGCCACCCCCGGCCTCACCGGCCCCGGCCGCGCCGGCCCCCGCTTCCGAGGCCCAGGAAACCCCCCACGCCCCCACCGCCCACTGGGTCGCTCTCGTTTCCGATGCGACGCAGGCGCCCGGGTGGGACATGAGTCGCAATGTGCTGGAGCGGATGACGGCGTGGTCGCCCGTGGGGATCGCGATAGTGGATACGGAGCTGCGGTTCGTGTGGTCGAACGCGGCGTTGGAGCGGTTCGGCGGCGGGCAGGCGCACGAGCGGGTGGGGCTGCGGCTCGCGGAGGTACAGCCGGGGCTGGACGCCGAACGCATCGAGGCGCAGATGCGCAAGGTGCTGGAGACCGGCGTACCCGTGCTGGACTACGAACACGTGGGCCGGGTGCGGTCGGCGCCGTACCGCGAGACCGCGCACGCGATGTCGTTCACCCGGCTCGAAGACGACCTCGGGCGCCCCATCGGCGTGTACTACACGGTGATCGACGTGTCCGAGCGGCACCGCGCCCGCACCCGCCTCGCCCTGCTGGACCGGGCCGGTGAGCACATCGGCCGGACCCTCGACGTACGGCGGACCGCGCAGGAGCTGGCCGACGTCGTCGTCCCCGCGCTCGCCGACTTCGTCACCGTCGACCTGCTGGACTCCGTGCTGAGCGGCGCCGAGCCGGGCCCCCTCGGCGACGGTTCCGTCCCGCTGCGGCGGATCGCGCAGCAGTCCGTGCACGCCGGCGTCCCCGAGGCCGTCCTGGAGATCGGCGCGCTCGCCGCGTACACCGCCGGCTCGCCCCCGGTACGGGCGCTGGTCGACGGCCGGTCCTGGTCGGAGCCCCGGCTCGACCCGCTGTCGGCGGAGTGGGCCTCGGCGGTCCCGGGCGGCCGGGCGGTGCCCGTGGAGGCACTCGGACTGCACAGTGTGATGATCGTTCCGGTGCGGGCGCGGGGCATCACGCTCGGCATCACCACGTTCTTCCGCCGCGACCGCCTGGACCCCTTCGACGCCGTCGACCTGGGCCTCGCCGAGGAGCTGGTGAGCCGGGCCGCCGTCTGCGTCGACAACGCGCGCCGGTACACGCGCGAGCGCGACGCCGCCCTCGTCCTGCAGCGCAGCCTGCTGCCGCGCCGGCTGCCCGAGCAGGACGCGGCCGAGGTCGCCGCCCGCTACCGGCCCGCCGACGAGCTGACCGGTCTCGGCGGCGACTGGTACGACGTCATCCCGCTCTCCGGCGCCCGCGTCGCCCTCGTCGTCGGCGAGGTCGCGGGCCACGGCATCGACGGCGCCGCCGCCATGGGCCGCCTCCGTACGGCCGTCCGTACCCTCGCCGACCTCGATCTGCCGCCGGACGAGGTGCTCGCCCACCTCGACGACATGGTCGCCAAGTCGGCGCGGCAGGAGGGCGCCGAGCCGGGCGGCGGCAGCGGCGAGACGGTCGGGGCGCGCTGTCTGTACGTCGTCCACGACCCGGTGTCGGGCAGATGCGCCATGGCCGCCGCCGGGCCGTTCGCCCCGGCCCTGGTCGCCCCGGACGGCACGGTCACCTTCCCCAGGCTGCCCGAGGGACCGGCGCTCGGTGTCGACCAGCAGCCCTTCGAGGCGATGGAGGTCGAGCTGCCCGAGGGCACGGTGATCGCCCTGCACACCGACGGGCTGCTCGCCGGGTCCTCCCGGGAGGCGCTGTGCCGTGCCCTGGCCCGGCCCGAGCCCTCCCTCGAACGGCACGCCCAGCGCGTCCTCGACTCCCTCGCCCCGGCCCGCCCCACCGACGACGTCGCCCTCCTCCTGGCCCGCACCCGGCGGCTGCCCGCCCACCGGGTCGCCTCCTGGGAGCTGCCGGCCGACCCGGCGCTGGTCGCGGAGGCCCGCAAGACCACCACACGGCAGCTTGGGGTGTGGGGGCTGGACGAGCTGGCGTTCACCACCGAACTGGTCGTCAGCGAGCTGGTCACCAACGCGATCCGGCACGCCGCCGGGCCCATCCGGCTGCGGCTCGTCCTCGAACGCACCCTGATCTGCGAGGTGTTCGACGGCGGCGCCACCGCGCCCCATCTCCGCCACCCGCGCACCACCGACGAGGGCGGCCGGGGTCTCTTCCTCATCTCCCAGTTCACCCAGCGCTGGGGCACCCGTTTCCTGCCCGAGGGCAAGGTGATCTGGGCGGAACAGTCCCTGGCGGACCCGGACCCGTCCTTCTGA